A DNA window from Drosophila sechellia strain sech25 chromosome X, ASM438219v1, whole genome shotgun sequence contains the following coding sequences:
- the LOC6619949 gene encoding protein piccolo, whose product MTNPLSNPNVNRQVSANPRAHVDESLHVHGRVRNLLLASRPIYRQPNLVTVAALCLPLYSEPGDQNTTPARFGDTQGFYRNGCWYNGQLNQEPPSTNNQQFYLLAYLPSITNVQPVQMIWHVAPTQGSPPPPPQPRCWLPPTPPPPPPPPQFVLNGLPVPVNYIMGAQPQSPVYAQNPQAQAMYAMQRATVPPIPPVQTLPQQAPSSNRPIQALAPMMVSRGVQVPPRRRRPSFRHPSQQNPAPPTIDHAPSRMHLPGAGGRNLASQNPGQSDPAPSQMHSPGAGGQNLPSQNPSKHRQSPLTRGKGQSDPAPSQMHSPRAGGHNHPSQNPSKHRPSPPTRGKGQSDHVLSRMHSPGAGGLNFPSQNPGQSDPAPSQMHSPRAGGHNHPSQNPSKHRPSPPTRGKGQSDHVLSRMHSPGAGGRNFPSQNPGQSDPAPSRMHSPRAVGHNHPSQNPSKHRPSPPTRGKGQSDPVLSRMHSPGAGGRNLPSQNPGQCDPAPSRMHSPGAGGRNLAFQNPGQSDPAPSRMHSPCAGGHNLPSQNPSKHRPSPSTRGKGQSDPAPSQMHSPGAGGRNLASQNPGQSDPAPSQMHSPGAGGRNLPSQNPGQSDPAPSRMHSPRAGGHNLPSQNPSKHRPSPSTRGKGQSDPAPSQMHSPGTGGRNLASQNPGQSDPAPSRMHSPGAGGRNLASQNPGQSDPAPSRMHSPGAGGRNLASQNPGQSDPVLSRMHSPGAGGRNLPSQNPGQCDPAPSRMHSPGAGGRNLAFQNPGQSDPAPSRMHSPCAGGHNLPSQNPSKHRPSPSTRGKGQSDPAPSQMHSPGAGGRNLASQNPGQSDPAPSQMHSPGAGRHNLPSQNLSTHRPSSPTRGKGQSDPAPVRSDPAPNVQAMVEPEVAVAGSGLNGPSGTIDARPLTSDHPAQAVTVVERKQYSYESDISMEDLFIKAVQNHMPQSHLVPAVMVAQPDNVVVNDNTNCTPMPVNPPPTGASNVAVAHENDSNSIPNSVLVHCANADEFEKPQMEIVNSSDVNQQVVMPTNQPESPKLKLKNMQQSKIQSADTTPEAKTEEAPTITAHPEPIDEAHAINSLPEQVPKPTDTSASRPPVKEAMLDAICANMKALRISASPKSNIPRNPKVNMNHWPPLESSIRKKKAAKKDNAQLKRRFPKLVTVISFNSNDRPPKSHTAAQERQLAANSDRQSGLVNSSNSHANNHMMRQKSGGQKTPETDSKRRSMATEKRNYDPPSMDTKKRSYDQVMEQNPQRNLVLRNNSPRSPAASQSVPVVVEKRNIPDNVSKPPVVKKPLRPNNVQPKKPLDELKTLGSNMFDLLVEPDMEDDNDENTFEQDKPDADDVSPPKRSNSQKEKRRFKKQKTALEKQIKLTKLAEKEAKRVEKAKEKAKNANAENALAAIQSNQTQSANESVSGGTLGNFAQETIFFHQLPDVVGTPPPSQPRSCPSPSVARSEVNSKQRTMKKPTKLSTFLAAVTNATLKKKTQAGINKDLPTQTCTDPAAGVPLRSNASDAELKLAMPVSKPDAGVPLRSNASDAVLKLKMPVSKPAARVPLRSNASDAELKLAMPVSKPDAGVPLRSNASDAELKLAMPVSKPAAVAPLRSNPSNAVIKLKIPLSKPAAGVPLRSSASDAELKLAMPVSKPDAGVPLRSNASDAVLKLAMPVSKPAAVAPLRSNPSNAVIKLKIPLSKPAAGVPLRSYATDPIFKATNPISDPLAQPSLLLPHRVSKATSMTKDNFERNRDVVRSSRSPPSLKIDMTKRNADKLATASSSSSGTAPAHPQNNSWKFDVRPGKVVSLPLLKNAEDPNRGEIQEPIVTSEPGQNPPEESTTRIHRKPQED is encoded by the exons ATGACAAATCCACTGTCTAACCCAAAc GTAAATCGGCAAGTTTCAGCAAATCCGCGCGCGCACGTGGATGAAAGTCTCCATGTGCATGGGCGCGTGCGCAATCTCCTCCTTGCGAGTCGCCCCATATACCGCCAACCGAATCTTGTGACTGTGGCAGCGCTTTGCCTGCCATTGTATTCCGAACCAGGAGATCAGAATACCACCCCTGCGCGTTTTGGTGACACCCAGGGCTTTTACCGCAACGGTTGTTGGTACAATGGCCAATTAAATCAGGAGCCACCATCGACtaataaccaacaattttaTCTATTGGCCTATCTGCCATCAATCACCAATGTCCAGCCTGTTCAAATGATATGGCACGTGGCTCCAACTCAAGggtcaccaccaccaccaccgcaaCCGCGCTGTTGGTtgccaccaacaccaccaccgccaccgccaccaccccaGTTTGTGCTAAACGGTCTCCCTGTGCCGGTGAATTATATAATGGGCGCGCAGCCTCAAAGTCCTGTGTATGCACAGAATCCACAGGCACAGGCCATGTACGCAATGCAAAGAGCTACCGTGCCACCGATTCCACCAGTGCAGACACTTCCACAGCAAGCCCCTTCATCGAATCGACCGATTCAAGCTTTAGCTCCAATGATGGTGAGCCGAGGGGTTCAGGTACCCCCACGTCGTCGGCGACCATCATTTAGACACCCGTCTCAGCAAAatccagctccaccaacaATAGATCATGCTCCATCGCGGATGCATTTACCAGGCGCTGGAGGCCGCAACCTTGCATCCCAGAATCCGGGGCAATCCGATCCTGCTCCATCGCAGATGCATTCACCAGGCGCTGGAGGTCAAAACCTTCCATCCCAGAATCCCTCAAAACATCGTCAATCTCCACTTACGCGTGGTAAGGGGCAATCCGATCCTGCTCCATCGCAGATGCATTCACCACGCGCTGGAGGTCACAACCATCCATCCCAGAATCCCTCAAAACATCGTCCATCTCCACCTACGCGTGGTAAGGGGCAATCCGATCATGTTCTATCGCGGATGCATTCACCAGGCGCTGGAGGCCTTAACTTTCCATCCCAGAATCCGGGGCAATCCGATCCTGCTCCATCGCAGATGCATTCACCACGCGCTGGAGGTCACAACCATCCATCCCAGAATCCCTCAAAACATCGTCCATCTCCACCTACGCGTGGTAAGGGGCAATCCGATCATGTTCTATCGCGGATGCATTCACCAGGCGCTGGAGGCCGCAACTTTCCATCCCAGAATCCGGGGCAATCCGATCCTGCTCCATCGCGGATGCATTCACCACGCGCTGTAGGTCACAACCATCCATCCCAGAATCCCTCAAAACATCGTCCATCTCCACCTACGCGTGGTAAGGGGCAATCCGATCCTGTTCTATCGCGGATGCATTCACCAGGCGCTGGAGGCCGCAACCTTCCATCCCAGAATCCGGGGCAATGCGATCCTGCTCCATCGCGGATGCATTCACCAGGCGCTGGAGGCCGCAACCTTGCATTCCAGAATCCGGGGCAATCCGATCCTGCTCCATCGCGGATGCATTCACCATGCGCTGGAGGTCACAACCTTCCATCCCAAAATCCCTCAAAACATCGTCCATCTCCATCTACGCGTGGTAAGGGGCAATCCGATCCTGCTCCATCGCAGATGCATTCACCAGGCGCTGGAGGCCGCAACCTTGCATCCCAGAATCCGGGGCAATCCGATCCTGCTCCATCGCAAATGCATTCACCAGGCGCTGGAGGCCGCAACCTTCCATCCCAGAATCCGGGGCAATCCGATCCTGCTCCATCGCGGATGCATTCACCACGCGCTGGAGGTCACAACCTTCCATCCCAAAATCCCTCAAAACATCGTCCATCTCCATCTACGCGTGGTAAGGGGCAATCCGATCCTGCTCCATCGCAGATGCATTCACCAGGCACTGGAGGCCGCAACCTTGCATCCCAGAATCCGGGGCAATCCGATCCTGCTCCATCGCGGATGCATTCACCAGGCGCTGGAGGCCGCAACCTTGCATCCCAGAATCCGGGGCAATCCGATCCTGCTCCATCGCGGATGCATTCACCAGGCGCTGGAGGCCGCAACCTTGCATCCCAGAATCCGGGGCAATCCGATCCTGTTCTATCGCGGATGCATTCACCAGGCGCTGGAGGCCGCAACCTTCCATCCCAGAATCCGGGGCAATGCGATCCTGCTCCATCGCGGATGCATTCACCAGGCGCTGGAGGCCGCAACCTTGCATTCCAGAATCCGGGGCAATCCGATCCTGCTCCATCGCGGATGCATTCACCATGCGCTGGAGGTCACAACCTTCCATCCCAAAATCCCTCAAAACATCGTCCATCTCCATCTACGCGTGGTAAGGGGCAATCCGATCCTGCTCCATCGCAGATGCATTCACCAGGCGCTGGAGGCCGCAACCTTGCATCCCAGAATCCGGGGCAATCCGATCCTGCTCCATCGCAGATGCATTCACCAGGCGCTGGACGTCACAACCTTCCATCTCAGAATCTCTCTACACATCGTCCATCTTCACCTACGCGTGGTAAGGGGCAATCCGATCCTGCTCCAGTGCGATCCGATCCTGCTCCCAATGTCCAGGCCATGGTGGAGCCCGAGGTGGCAGTAGCCGGATCCGGATTGAACGGTCCAAGTGGAACCATTGACGCCCGACCATTGACTTCTGATCATCCAGCCCAAGCTGTTACAGTTGTCGAGCGTAAGCAATATTCTTACGAGTCCGATATATCAATGGAGGATCTATTTATCAAGGCGGTCCAAAAT CATATGCCGCAAAGCCATTTAGTGCCAGCCGTAATGGTAGCCCAACCAGACAATGTTGTAGTTAATGATAATACCAATTGTACACCAATGCCGGTTAATCCACCACCGACTGGAGCTTCCAATGTGGCTGTTGCCCATGAAAATGATTCGAATTCGATTCCAAACTCCGTCTTGGTGCATTGTGCTAATGCTGATGAGTTTGAAAAGCCCCAGATGGAGATTGTTAATAGCTCTGATGTAAACCAGCAGGTGGTTATGCCAACGAATCAGCCAGAATCTCCGAAACTAAAGCTAAAGAACATGCAGCAGTCAAAGATTCAAAGCGCTGATACAACACCAGAAGCGAAAACTGAGGAGGCACCCACTATCACTGCCCATCCGGAGCCAATTGACGAGGCACATGCCATCAATTCCTTGCCGGAGCAGGTACCAAAGCCAACGGACACCAGTGCATCCCGTCCACCTGTGAAAGAAGCTATGCTGGATGCTATCTGTGCGAACATGAAAGCATTACGAATCTCGGCGTCGCCCAAAAGCAAT ATCCCAAGGAATCCAAAGGTCAATATGAATCATTGGCCCCCATTGGAGAGCAGCATCCGAAAGAAAAAGGCTGCCAAAAAGGATAATGCTCAACTGAAAAGGAGGTTCCCGAAATTAGTAACAGTAATTTCATTTAACTCGAACGATAGGCCTCCAAAAAGCCATACAGCGGCACAGGAGAGGCAACTAGCAGCAAATAGCGATCGGCAATCAGGATTAGTTAATTCATCGAACTCACATGCTAATAATCATATGATGAGACAGAAATCTGGTGGCCAAAAGACACCAGAAACCGATTCAAAGCGTCGATCAATGGCCACAGAAAAACGCAATTATGATCCACCATCGATGGACACAAAGAAACGGTCATACGATCAGGTTATGGAACAAAATCCTCAAAGGAACCTGGTGCTGCGCAACAATTCGCCTCGGTCGCCAGCGGCTTCACAATCCGTGCCCGTGGTGGTCGAAAAACGTAATATTCCTGATAATGTTTCGAAGCCGCCAGTGGTTAAAAAACCCTTACGTCCCAATAATGtgcagccaaaaaagccaTTGGATGAACTGAAAACTCTAGGATCGAACATGTTTGACCTTCTGGTAGAGCCGGATATGGAGGATGACAACGACGAGAACACTTTCGAGCAAGATAAACCGGACGCCGACGATGTTAGTCCACCAAAGCGTTCCAACTCGCAGAAGGAGAAGAGGCGCTTCAAGAAACAGAAGACGGCCCTTGAAAAGCAGATCAAACTCACGAAATTGGCCGAAAAGGAGGCGAAGCGGGTCGAAAAAGCAAAGGAAAAGGCCAAGAACGCGAATGCGGAAAACGCTTTGGCGGCTATACAATCCAATCAAACCCAATCAGCTAACGAATCCGTTTCGGGTGGCACACTTGGCAACTTTGCTCAGGAAACCATATTCTTTCATCAACTGCCCGACGTGGTGGGAACTCCTCCGCCATCTCAACCAAGATCTTGTCCGTCGCCAAGTGTTGCCCGTTCGGAAGTGAATTCCAAACAGCGTACGATGAAGAAGCCCACCAAGTTGAGCACATTCCTAGCGGCTGTAACCAATGCcacattgaaaaaaaaaacccaagcTGGAATTAACAAAGATTTACCAACCCAAACATGTACAGATCCCGCTGCAGGAGTTCCTTTGCGTTCCAACGCATCAGATGCTGAATTAAAGCTGGCAATGCCGGTTTCCAAGCCCGATGCAGGAGTTCCTTTGCGTTCCAACGCATCAGATGCTGTATTAAAGCTGAAAATGCCGGTTTCCAAGCCCGCTGCACGAGTTCCTTTGCGTTCCAACGCATCAGATGCTGAATTAAAGCTGGCAATGCCGGTTTCCAAGCCCGATGCAGGAGTTCCTTTGCGTTCCAACGCATCAGATGCTGAATTAAAGCTGGCAATGCCGGTTTCCAAGCCCGCTGCAGTAGCTCCTTTGCGTTCCAACCCATCAAATGCTGTAATAAAGCTGAAAATTCCGCTTTCCAAGCCTGCTGCAGGCGTTCCTTTGCGTTCCAGCGCATCAGATGCTGAATTAAAGCTGGCAATGCCGGTTTCCAAGCCCGATGCAGGAGTTCCTTTGCGTTCCAACGCATCAGATGCTGTATTAAAGCTGGCAATGCCGGTTTCCAAGCCCGCTGCAGTAGCTCCTTTGCGTTCCAACCCATCAAATGCTGTAATAAAGCTGAAAATTCCGCTTTCCAAGCCTGCTGCAGGAGTTCCTTTGCGTTCCTACGCAACAGATCCTATATTCAAGGCGACAAATCCGATCTCCGATCCGCTGGCACAACCGTCCCTGCTGTTGCCACATAGGGTGTCAAAAGCGACATCGATGACCAAGGATAATTTCGAACGAAATCGAGATGTGGTGAGGTCATCCCGATCACCGCCATCATTGAAAATCGATATGACCAAGCGAAATGCTGATAAGCTGGCAACAGCATCTTCATCTTCATCAGGAACAGCACCAGCACACCCTCAAAATAATTCATGGAAATTTGACGTCCGTCCTGGCAAAGTTGTTAGCCTGCCACTTCTTAAGAATGCTGAAGATCCGAATCGTGGGGAAATACAGGAGCCAATTGTAACCAGTGAACCAGGACAGAATCCACCAGAAGAATCCACCACGAGAATCCACCGAAAACCACAAGAAGACTGA